From Yersinia hibernica, a single genomic window includes:
- a CDS encoding polysaccharide biosynthesis protein → MLLLDTILIALAYWGAFWVRLDVDSPFTSIEQWVALAVIIPPTLLVYVRLGLYRTVLRYVSAKIVTTVMIGVILSSGLLVSGSYFLGVYLPRTVSVMFFVFSLVLICGSRLFFRMLLNYGVKGQIPVVIYGAGASGRQLVPALMQASEYFPIAFVDDNPKLHKAVIHGVTVYPSEKLEYLIGRYGVKKILLAMPSVSQSQRRAVVGKLENLSCEVLSIPGMSDLVEGRAQISSLKKVSIEELLGRDPVEPDKKLLAKNITGKAVMVTGAGGSIGSELCRQIIMEKPSLLVLFDISEFSLYSIENEIAAICKNHNIETQFFALLGSVQSEKRLVQVMSSFQVNTVYHAAAYKHVPLVENNVIEGVRNNIFGTLYCAKAAIKSGVEKFVLISTDKAVRPTNTMGATKRMAELVLQALSQEQGKTKFCMVRFGNVLGSSGSVVPLFKKQIAEGGPITLTHKDIIRYFMTIPEAAQLVIQAGAMGQGGDVFVLDMGDPVKIIDLAKRMINLSGLSIKSNENPDGDIAIEISGLRPGEKLYEELLIGESVQNTFHPRIMTATEVMLEWDKLHSLLNRIETACNDFNYECIRSLLLEAPAGFQPTDGICDVVWQKTHDENSKNTAVH, encoded by the coding sequence ATGCTGTTGTTAGATACGATTTTAATTGCTTTGGCATATTGGGGTGCTTTTTGGGTTCGCCTGGATGTAGATAGCCCCTTTACCAGTATTGAACAGTGGGTTGCTTTGGCGGTCATTATACCACCCACCCTATTAGTGTATGTCCGACTTGGCTTATATCGAACAGTATTACGTTATGTTAGTGCAAAAATTGTCACTACTGTAATGATTGGCGTCATACTATCCTCTGGATTACTGGTATCAGGTTCCTATTTCTTAGGGGTATACCTACCCCGAACCGTATCAGTTATGTTCTTTGTTTTTTCACTAGTACTGATATGTGGTTCGCGGTTGTTCTTTAGAATGTTGTTAAATTATGGGGTTAAAGGGCAGATTCCTGTTGTTATATATGGTGCTGGTGCTTCAGGCCGGCAATTAGTTCCTGCCCTTATGCAAGCCAGCGAATATTTTCCAATTGCCTTTGTGGACGATAATCCAAAATTACATAAAGCTGTTATTCATGGTGTCACGGTTTATCCTTCTGAAAAACTAGAATATTTGATTGGGCGCTACGGTGTTAAAAAAATACTACTCGCCATGCCAAGTGTTAGCCAAAGTCAGCGTAGAGCTGTTGTTGGTAAACTTGAAAATCTTTCTTGTGAAGTTTTATCTATTCCGGGTATGTCCGATTTAGTTGAAGGTCGGGCACAAATCAGTAGTTTAAAGAAAGTCTCAATCGAAGAGTTACTTGGCAGAGACCCAGTAGAGCCTGATAAAAAATTACTGGCCAAGAATATAACAGGCAAAGCTGTGATGGTGACTGGGGCAGGGGGATCCATTGGTTCTGAGCTATGTCGGCAAATTATTATGGAGAAGCCGAGTTTATTAGTTCTGTTTGATATTTCTGAGTTTTCACTTTATTCCATCGAGAATGAAATAGCGGCAATATGTAAAAATCATAACATTGAGACTCAGTTTTTCGCACTACTTGGTTCCGTACAGAGTGAAAAACGGTTAGTCCAAGTAATGTCTAGTTTTCAGGTCAATACTGTTTACCATGCTGCTGCTTATAAGCACGTGCCCCTTGTTGAAAATAATGTGATTGAGGGGGTAAGAAACAATATATTTGGTACCCTTTATTGTGCGAAAGCGGCGATTAAGTCCGGAGTGGAAAAATTTGTTTTAATTTCTACAGATAAGGCTGTTCGGCCCACGAATACCATGGGGGCGACCAAAAGAATGGCAGAACTTGTGTTACAGGCATTATCGCAAGAGCAAGGTAAAACAAAATTTTGCATGGTCCGTTTTGGTAATGTTTTAGGTTCATCTGGCTCTGTTGTTCCCCTCTTTAAGAAGCAAATTGCCGAAGGGGGGCCGATAACTCTCACTCATAAAGATATTATTCGCTACTTTATGACTATCCCTGAAGCTGCTCAACTTGTTATTCAAGCAGGAGCTATGGGGCAAGGCGGTGATGTTTTCGTATTAGATATGGGCGATCCCGTTAAGATTATTGATTTGGCCAAGCGGATGATTAACCTTTCAGGCCTTTCGATTAAAAGTAATGAAAACCCTGATGGTGATATTGCAATAGAGATTTCGGGGTTGCGGCCGGGCGAAAAGTTATATGAAGAATTATTGATCGGTGAATCAGTACAGAATACTTTTCATCCCCGAATTATGACAGCAACTGAAGTCATGCTTGAATGGGATAAACTACATTCTCTTCTTAACAGAATTGAAACCGCCTGCAATGACTTTAATTATGAATGCATTCGTTCTTTATTATTAGAAGCACCGGCTGGATTTCAGCCAACAGATGGTATCTGTGATGTCGTTTGGCAAAAAACGCATGACGAAAATTCAAAAAATACTGCTGTTCACTAA
- a CDS encoding MraY family glycosyltransferase — protein sequence MSDLIILLFVFFLTSAGLTYLLRLYALKNNIIDTPNSRSSHVTPTPRGGGVAIVISFLVGIIIFYFQGYLPLLPAVGVVISGGVIALVGFWDDHGHIAARWRLLAHFATAAFLLFCLGGFPILTVAGFIIDLGILGNLFGLLFLVWMLNLYNFMDGIDGLASSQAVTACIGAIIIYFMSDNHIELSHYLVLGLLASTVLGFLLWNFPPAKIFMGDAGSGFLGLIIGSLAISAGWIETKFFFCWLILLGLFIVDATWTLVRRIIGGFKVYEAHRSHGYQIASRRFKRHLPVTLSAIAINIIWLFPIAMLVGMGIVNPIIALIISYMPLICIDYKLNAGVNND from the coding sequence ATGTCTGATTTAATAATATTACTATTTGTATTCTTTCTTACATCAGCAGGATTAACGTATTTATTACGACTCTATGCATTAAAGAATAATATTATTGATACACCTAACTCGCGTAGCTCGCATGTTACTCCAACCCCTAGAGGGGGTGGGGTAGCTATAGTTATTAGTTTCCTGGTCGGAATAATTATTTTCTATTTTCAAGGTTATCTACCACTTTTACCTGCGGTAGGCGTGGTTATCTCAGGTGGAGTTATTGCGCTGGTGGGTTTCTGGGATGACCATGGGCATATTGCTGCCCGCTGGCGCCTTCTGGCCCATTTTGCTACTGCGGCATTTTTATTATTCTGCTTAGGTGGCTTCCCCATATTAACAGTGGCTGGATTTATTATTGATTTGGGGATATTAGGCAACTTATTTGGCTTGTTATTTTTAGTATGGATGTTAAATCTCTACAATTTCATGGATGGTATTGATGGCTTAGCAAGTTCACAGGCGGTAACAGCCTGTATTGGCGCAATTATCATTTATTTTATGAGTGATAACCATATAGAGTTGAGTCATTATCTAGTGCTTGGGTTACTTGCTAGCACTGTTTTAGGTTTTTTACTTTGGAATTTCCCACCAGCTAAAATATTCATGGGTGATGCCGGGAGTGGTTTCCTCGGATTAATTATCGGCTCTTTAGCGATAAGTGCGGGTTGGATAGAAACAAAATTCTTCTTCTGTTGGTTAATTTTATTGGGTTTATTCATTGTTGATGCTACATGGACTTTGGTACGCAGAATTATTGGTGGTTTTAAAGTATATGAAGCTCATAGAAGTCATGGTTACCAAATCGCGTCTCGAAGATTCAAACGTCATTTACCCGTAACTTTATCTGCAATTGCTATCAATATCATTTGGCTGTTTCCTATTGCGATGTTAGTTGGGATGGGCATTGTCAATCCAATAATAGCGCTCATTATTTCCTATATGCCTCTTATATGTATCGATTATAAACTCAATGCTGGTGTTAATAATGACTAA